The Brassica oleracea var. oleracea cultivar TO1000 chromosome C6, BOL, whole genome shotgun sequence genomic interval TTAATGTCTATTTAAAATAAAAGAAGAGAATAAAGTAGAGGTTAAAATTAATGACCATAGTGTGACTCTTATTCTGGTCTGAGTTTGTACCTTGACATGACCGAAATATGGTTTTGAAGAAGGTTGTACCAAGGAGGACCCGCTCTCACAAGAGAGCTTCCGGAAGCTAGCTTTGCCTTTACCGTACTCTAAGAAGCACCATTCAAAGCTTGTTTGCTATATTTCCAAAGAGCTAATGGACACAGAGAATCGACAGGTGTTTCCCAATGGTTACGTCTACAGCACCAAGGTTTTGATTTTCTTCTTGTTGTACAATTCCTATTGATTTTTGTCTGTTGTTTTGATCTAGATAGTGACATTAGTCGTCTTATCATAACAGTTGAAAGATTTTAAAAATCTGGATTACTTACTCTTGCTTTTGCATTAATGGGTCATGTACTTGCAGGCTCTCAAGGAAATGGCGGACAAGAGCGGAGGTGAAGTAAAATGTACAAGGACAGGGCTTATCTGCAAATACACGGACTTAGTTAAGGCATATATATATATCATGAACCTAGTTGCTCATAATCCTCACTTTCGTTTGCTTTAATATGAACTGATGACAACATAAGTGAGGTCAGTATTCAGACCAAAACGAAATGAATTTTCCAACTTTCTCCATTGCTAGCTCCTGTAAATATGCATTTACAAATAAACTTTGCATTCTAGAAAAAAGTTATTTCTTTTGTATATCAGGTTATGTACTCATTTCAATTCTATAACAATGTTCTAGTCAGCACTGATTTAGTGGAAGTATGTTCGGTAGCACTCCGTATGAACCAACTGATCTCTTACCATCTGTCTTCTAAGTCTAAACCTTTGTGATGCTTCGAGTTTCTTCAAAACACCCTATAAACCTTTATCCAAAACCTACATTCAGTTCATTATGTGGCGATTAGTTGAGTCGGCAATTAGTTGAGTCAAACTTTCTTTAGTACCTTGATGCAAAACCAGAAACACTATGATCCTCAATTAACCTGCTAATATGAGACAATGCGATCTTATGTGTCTCCAGGAAGTCGAGCTAGTCGGCCATCATTTTGTTCAGGCTCTTTTGAAAAGTTATTCAGCTCTGAGAACCATTATATACTGTTAATACGTTCATGATCAGCCTCAAAAAGATGGTGAAAGAGACTAACTAGTTTGATCTGAGCGCCTTGAGGAGAGGTATAAGTATAACATAGAGGACAGTAGCAAGTAGATGTGCCCAAACACAAAACGGAGAGAACTCATAACTAATGACAATGGAAGTAAACCTCTGATGGTTCATGCTAATGGAATCTTAAAAAAAAATCATATCCAAGAAACTGATTTGATTACATGTACATGTTAAAATGGGTAAGCCTAGTCCAAATCTATTATCTGTAAATGGATTTAGTCCTAAATATGGTAGATCGAATGAGTCAAATGGTTATAGATAGCGGATCCATGTGGCTAATTAAAGTAACAGACTTTTTAACAACTTACAATAACTACCAATACCATTAGCATCGCAGACTTATCATCAGCATCATCAAGCTATCACCACCACCAGCATTAATTATCATCATCACCACCAACACAATTTATTAACATCAAAACCGCCATAACCACCATTTTCATTCGTGATCATTATAATTACTATCATCACAATCACCATTATCATAGTTTTTTTAATATATATTATTAAATATCCGCTTAACCGGGAAAATCAGTTCTGCATACAAACTCGCTTTGAACAAAATATCTCAATTTAATTCTGATACAAACTAGTTTCGTCCGCCCACTAAACCCTGCACATTCCGCTAGCCGTCTTTAGAGTCATTAGGAATCAAAAGCCGTTCTCAACTCTCGATGATTACCACGTGAAAGTGAGGTTCTCTTCTCCTAGTTTTCTAGGATGCTGAGATTTTCTGTCTTGTCTACGGTGTAGTTAGTTTCCGATGAACTCCACGAAACTTGTAACTGTCACCGTCTATGAGGCGCTCGACGAACAATAGAAGAGTGTTTCAAGTACTTACCACGAACAAGCCGAGTACACAACGTCATGGAATGTTCGAAACGCCTCCCAAATCGAGCAAGCACTCGCCATCATCATTCACATTTCCTTCTTCATCATCTTCTCCATCATCGTTCACATTTCCTTAATGTTCCTTTTCTATAAACATACTACAATATGTAATGTCTGGAAATTTACATCAAGTGGCTCAAATTTAAATGTATAAACTGAATTGTGTTTTTTAAGGTGGTAATTCGGAAATAATTGTTGTGCACTGTGTCTATTCAGTATTGTCCATGTTGATGGTGGGTTTTACACCCCATTTCCCCCTTCAACAGTCCATCATATATAAATAAGTACTACTAATTATTTTGCAATCTAGTGAATGCATGTTTGGGTATTTTCATTACATTAAGTGGCTCAAATTTGAATGTGTACTTAAAATTTGTAAGTTTAAACTTTCATTGAGTGGTTCTGTTTAATTACGTATTTAGGTGCTTTAAATTTGTGTTCAGGTAGTTCGAAGTTAGTTTTTTTTTCCAAGTTCTAATGTAATTGCGTATTTAGATGCTTAAATTTGAAATGTGTAATCCAGTGGTTCTAGTTTAATTTCTGACATGGTTTTATTTTTCTTATCTTCACAAATCTATATTATGTTTAGTACACTAAGGGTCTGGTGTAACCGAAGCGGCTGCGGGTGTTTGCGATTTTAAGCGTTATTATGATATTTGTACGACTAGTACATCAGTTAGAAATTAATATGTTTATAAGATACTTATGAATTGCTAACTACCAAACGTATCAGTGGTTAAATAATAAGTTAACAATATTTAAATTTTATATTATTATAAAATATAAAAAATCATATTATTATAATAAATATAAAATTTATATTTATAAATTATACTATTACATTTAAAAAAATATATGTACATAATTTTTTTTTTTGTTTTAAAATTTTATAGTATAAATTAAAATATAATATATATATACACATATATATATATATATAGTAGTATTACTGTTATTTCAATTTTTAGATTTAATTGAATATTTTACATTTATATTTATATAGCTTTTTGGAAAAAGAAATACTTTTTTATCTTTCCGCAATGTTCGCAACTGTAAATGCTAGTTGTAACCCATCTTTTGAATTCAAGAGATTTAGAGCGGTTTAAAACGATTTTTTACATGTGATTGTTTCTAAATGCGAGCAACCGCTACCGACCGCAAAAATCGGATGCCAGCGGGAAAACTACTCATGCTCTAGGTAAATAACAATCCACTAAATTTTGTTTTTAAGTTTCTCTCTCTTTTTTTAATATTTATGAACTTGGGACCAGTGAACTTTAATATCATTCAGACGTACGATGCGACATGTCAATTGCATATCCAGATAAAATTGCAGTCTAGTATATGGTGAGGTGATATACTGATATTATTAAGAATTATTAAAAAAAAGAAAATATGTGTCTGCTATTTCTTACCCTAACAAATCAAACGTTTGGTCATTTATTTGCCACCAAACAGCTTTTACGTTATGAATCTTTTATATGAATTAATGAATGCGCATATATATATATATATATATATGTACATATTGAATGTGAACAACATATATTCATTTTATATATCCATTTAGTGTTTTTATACAAATGCATTTTGAATCCATTTTTACTACATTAAACGTTTAGACTTTTTTTTTTTTTTCGTCCAAAAAATTATCATTAACAACTAAACTTATACACATGAGTTCAAAAACCAACTGATACATAATATCATGGGAAATTAGTGATATAGCTAAGAAAAATAACATAATTCACTAAGTAACCAAATTCACACTCTTTATATGTCTCTTTACTTTTTCTCTATAAAACTAATTTCTCATCGGCGGTTCCTGTTGCGCCTGTTATGCACCCCAACATGAGAGTTAGCGATCTCATTAATCAGACATCGAAGGAATGGGATGTTCGGCTTTTGGAGAGCTATGTCAACATGGACGATATACAGCTTATAAGGAGTTTAGCCATAAGCTCATCTCATCGCCGCGACTCCTTCTGTTGGAGCTACACAAGAAACGGACAATACACAGTTAAATCTGGATATTGGGTGGCGCAGAACTTATTAAAGGTGGAGGAGGAACAGGAGGTTTTGGAGCCAAGTATCACCAATCTTCAAGCTTTTGCTTGGAAGCTGAAGGCGCCTACGAAGATACGTCATCTTATATGGCAGTTGTTGACTGGGCACGTGGCAGTAACAAGGAATTTAGCAAGACGCAATATGAGATGTGATAATTACTGCCCGAGGTGTGGAGAATTAGAAGAATCTGTAACTCATGCCATCTTTGAATGCCCACCAGCGCTACAAGTTTGGAGCCTATCAGCAACCCCAACAGACCCAGAGGTATTTCCAGTATCAAGCATCTACACGAACATGGATTATCTATTTTGGAGGAAAAACTCTATTATTGAGCCGGAACAAGACAGGGATCCTTATCCCTGGATAATTTGGTATATATGGAAGGCTAGGAATGAAAAACTATTCAGGGGGATAGATAGAGATCCTTTGGAGTTAGTTCGATATGCAGAGAGTGAATGTCGAGCCTGGTTTGAGGCGAATGAAGTGATACAACCAGTGCCACAAGGAAACAATATGGTGATCCCCCAAGTCATAAGCTTGGGCAACATATGCCTGTTAGATGGATCTTGGATAGCATCGGCCAACTTTAGTGGATGTGGATGGGTGTGGATGGACAGTAGGGGGAAGGCTCAGCTTATGGGGTTAAAAAATATTACTCGACGTGAATCAGCCTTGCACTCGGAAGTTGAAGCACTACAGTGGGCAATGGAGAATATGCTTCAGCACTCAACATGTCAGAGCTTTGGGACGGATTGTAAGGACCTGATTGCTATGCTAGAGGAACCTCATGCTTGGCCAAGCTTTGCGACAGAATTGGAGAAGATCGAGACGCTACGGATATGCTTCCCGGAGTTCAGCATTACTCATGTCCCACGAACGCAGAATCAATTTTCAGATTTTTTAGCTAAGACTGCTAGATTCTTGCATAGGGAGTTACTTTTCATTGGTTGTTCTATTCTGGTCTGGTTACTCAGACCACTTCAAGCCTGAGTAATAGAATGTCCGTTTGACGTTAATAAAAAAAAAACTAATTTCTCTTTTTTTAATGGTTATTTCACAAATAAGTTCTAATATTATCGGAGCCATAAGCCGGAAACACACTGAAGCCAGAACCCGAAAACCCTGAAAAAAGAAAACAACTAATAAAAGAAATATGGCATAAAACTAAAAACAAACTTCACCTAAGATTAAATCCGCCATTGAAGTAAGATTACGCTTTCAGATAATCGAGATGAAAATCAGATGTAATTAGGAGACACTATATGATGCCGACTGAAATGTGAGAGTTTTTTTTTTTTTTGGTAAAAGAAATGTGAGAGTTTAAGATGGTTAAAAAACCTTATTAGAGTCAATAGTCTAATCTCTCGTAATTATGATATTTGAAATTAAAAAAAAAGAATAGGTTTGACAATACATATTCCAAGAGAAAAAGAAAATGTGATGGTTATAAATGTTCCAACTTGATTACAAAAGCTACAACAAGAAGAAGACTTAGGCTTCACTTAAATACGTATATTTAAAGGTAGGTAGATGCATTGAAGGCCAACAGAATTATGTTTTGTATGTGTAGACTATCTTCACGTCCTTTTATTCTTGCTTCCAAACAACAACGAGAAGTAAAACAATATCCTAAAGAAGAGACCCCAAGCTAACGTAATCCACAAGCAGTCCCATTTGCTCAACTGAGAAATACCTTGCTGCAAAAGTAAGTCAGGTCCTGTTCTCAAGCATGTGGACTCCGTTATATTTTTTCCCAAAGAGTCACTCATTGTATCTAGAAGCTTAACCTTCATCGCTTCAGGCACTTTCGCCAAAAGCGTACCATCAAATACTTGGACTCCTCTAACAAAACACCGAGATGGGTCATCAAACTCGTTGATCAAGACAGCTTCATAGGGATACTTCAACAATGAAATGTAATGAAACCATATCCAGTAGATAGGTATCCGATCCCGGTTGATGTAGAATCCACCCATCAGTAGACAGTATGAAAGATAGGCAATAGTGATCATGAAACTTATCATGACATTCGGAACCAAACCAGATACGAAGGTGACAAAAGATGATCCAGACCAAAAGCCTGCGTAGATTATGAGGCAGTAAAAGAAGAAGCTCTCTAACCCGCCGCTTAAACCAACTGTCCAGAACGTGGTTGCAGCAAATGCAATGGAGAGAGCGAGTAGCTGAGGCAATGATACAAGAGAGTGAGAGATGACATAAGAAGATGTTCTGTAGGCGTTGCGCGTTGTCTCTCTCAAGAAAATGAACCGCTCTTGGATGAAAGCAGGGACACTGTCTGCGCAGACGTAGAACATTGTGGACATGCCGTATGCAACGAAAGACATTCTCTCTTGTGCACCTCTTGGAGTATTGTCAAGCCTCCAATATACAGTAGCTAAGAGAAGACCAGTGACCATGACAGTAGCGATCCGTGTTCCCATGAGCTCAGGTGTACGCAACCAGTTTTTCATGTACCGTTTGGCTAAGATGAACGTCTCGACCAGTGGAGAGTTTGCGTATGAAGATACTGACTCCATCGAAATGGGGTTGGAACTGCTCGAGCCGGAGACTAGTTTGCCTCTTGAAACACTTGCGGTAATAGATTCTTTTAAAGACAAGGCTTGGTACGGTGTGGTCATTGGCGTGGCTCGAGCTGATTGGTTATGTTGCCACTTCTCGTTGAACTCTACTAACTCTCTAGCTCCTTCGGTAGATCCTTCGAGCTTTCGAACTAGGTCAAGCGTGAACTCGGTTATGTTCTCTTTATCCGGAACTGGATGTCCGAAATCCGACAAGAATGTGGGAAGAGTTTTCGGAGATCCATTGAACACACTCTTGCCACGAGACAAGATGATAAGACGATCAAGCAAGTCTATGACTCGAGCGCTAGGTTGATGTATCGACATAATTACGATACTGCCACTCCGAGCTATACGTCCAAGAACCTGTACCCAGGACCGGAAGAATAATAAACATTTGGGCAATTCTCTCAAATATCAATTTTCAAATTTTTGTCACAGAATAGGTTAATGTTAACAAAAAATTTGATAAATTTGGAGGATAAATCGAATGTTTCATACGCTGCTTTACCTGCACCACCATAAACGCGTTGGTGGAGTCCAGCCCTGAAGTAGGTTCGTCGAGGAACAAGACAATAGGATCATGGATAATATCGATCCCGATCGAAACACGCCGCCGCTCTCCGCCGGAGACTCCACGGTGTCCTTCATCTCCTATTATCGTATCTGCCGCATTTCTGAGCCCTAACTGGTCGATTAGGGTTTCAACACGCTCTGTTTTCTTCGACTTGGACAAGCTTCTTGGGAGACGAAACTCGGAAGCGAACATTAGGGTTTCTTTGACGGTGAGCATCGGGAACAAGAGGTCGTCTTGCATCACGTACGCTGATATCACTTTTAGCAGACGAGTTTGTAGAATCTTCTCTCCGTTTAGAGTTACCGTGCCTCTCAAGTTACTCACTCTTCCCGCCAAAGCGTCTATCAAGGTGGACTTCCCAGCTCCGCTTGCTCCGAGAACGGCGAGTATATCGCCGTTGCAAGCTTCGCCGGAAACACCGTCAAGCAGAGTTTTCACCGGAGCCGGCGACGAGAAGTTAAACCGCCGGCGAACTTTGACGTCGTAGCTGAGATTGTTGAAGGACAAGAGAAATGGCACGGGTAGTAGTTCAGGGGAAGCGAGGTCAAGTATGTGATGAAACAAAGCTTCTTCGCCGGAATATATTTTACGGTCACCGTCATCGAAGTGTTTTAGCAGTTCGCCGAGCGTCGGTGACTCGTTGCCGCCGTGGGGGGAGATTTCTTGGGGTGTCGCTGAAACACGAGGCATCTGAAAGGTAACTTTAACGGTGTGTGTTTTTTTTTCTTGTTTTGACGTCAGTTAACGGTGTACTCTTGGAGATAGAAGCTAACAGTGATGTATGTGGAAACCCTGAGAAAACCATAAATGTATATATTCTTATAAGGAAATGCTTATGGAATCTGTATTCAGTATTCTGTAGAAAAATACAAACTAATTAATTAAAATTATGCAAGTTTACAAATAAGATATGCGCAAGATGTACACAAAAATCATATAATATGGGATTGTTTTTTGTTATATGGGTGAGTCAAGATTGATAAATTAGTTTATTAAAGTTTTCTAAAGATCATGAATCATTATAAAGAAGTAGAAATGTAGAACTACTATTTGCTCAATTTAGGAAATTGTAAACTTACTTGTTAAAATCTCAGTAATCTTCTCTCCATGAGCCAAAACAATACCTGTAGTTCAGATTTTTTTTTTTTGGGGTATGAACATAGCACTATCTCTCTCTCTCTTTCCTATTTATAAGGAAAAGAGAGAACTCATTTATTTGACCCAAAAAAAAAAAGAAGAGAGAACTCATTTATTAATTTTATGCAAAAAAATTAAATCCAAAATAAATAAAATGAAGAAGAAATAAGAAACACATATCTTTAAATAGTAAGAAACTCTACGAGACAATAACATAACGATGCATAAAAGAAAGAAAAATAACAATGAGCAAATTGCTATCTTTTGTTGCCATTCTGTTCTTAAATTAATATCCTCTCTACATGAATAGAGAAGCATTTAAAATATTATAACTTGTAATTTGTATTAATTAAAAAAGTGTCATGCTGAATTGTCACGTAATTGAAATGCTAATTTTGTTTACGTGTTGGCTTGAGAATCAATTGAGAATTTTGTTA includes:
- the LOC106296955 gene encoding ABC transporter G family member 18-like, with amino-acid sequence MPRVSATPQEISPHGGNESPTLGELLKHFDDGDRKIYSGEEALFHHILDLASPELLPVPFLLSFNNLSYDVKVRRRFNFSSPAPVKTLLDGVSGEACNGDILAVLGASGAGKSTLIDALAGRVSNLRGTVTLNGEKILQTRLLKVISAYVMQDDLLFPMLTVKETLMFASEFRLPRSLSKSKKTERVETLIDQLGLRNAADTIIGDEGHRGVSGGERRRVSIGIDIIHDPIVLFLDEPTSGLDSTNAFMVVQVLGRIARSGSIVIMSIHQPSARVIDLLDRLIILSRGKSVFNGSPKTLPTFLSDFGHPVPDKENITEFTLDLVRKLEGSTEGARELVEFNEKWQHNQSARATPMTTPYQALSLKESITASVSRGKLVSGSSSSNPISMESVSSYANSPLVETFILAKRYMKNWLRTPELMGTRIATVMVTGLLLATVYWRLDNTPRGAQERMSFVAYGMSTMFYVCADSVPAFIQERFIFLRETTRNAYRTSSYVISHSLVSLPQLLALSIAFAATTFWTVGLSGGLESFFFYCLIIYAGFWSGSSFVTFVSGLVPNVMISFMITIAYLSYCLLMGGFYINRDRIPIYWIWFHYISLLKYPYEAVLINEFDDPSRCFVRGVQVFDGTLLAKVPEAMKVKLLDTMSDSLGKNITESTCLRTGPDLLLQQGISQLSKWDCLWITLAWGLFFRILFYFSLLFGSKNKRT